DNA from Cystobacter fuscus DSM 2262:
ACCGAGGCCCCCATCGTCGTCAAGTCGCTCGACCGCGACGAGTGGACGATGTGGGGGGACATCTACACGCCGGTCAACGGCCGCTTCTTCGCCTGGCGCTCGGGGAACATCACCCAGGACGCCTGGGAGCCACTGAGCCAGCGCCTGTACACGCAGCCCATCAACTCCAAGCACGCCACCATCGTGGCCCTCACCTCGGCGGAGAAGTCCGCGCTGCTCAGCCGCTACGGCACGCCGGCGTGGATCCGCCTCAAGTCGTACAACTACCCCGACCGCTACGTGCGCCACGCCAACTACGAGGGCCGTGTGGACCCCTACCCCATGGACCCCTATACGGACTCGCAGTTCCGCCTGGTGGGCGGGCTCGCCAGCTCGAGCGGCGTGTCGCTGCAGTCGGTGACCGATCCGGGCCTCTACCTGCGCCACTCGGGCTTCGAGGTGCGCCTGGAGCGCGATGACGGCTCGGCCGGCTTCGCCGCGGACGCGACCTTCACGCGCACGGCCGGCCTGGCCAATGCCTCCTGGACGACGCTGCGGTCCTGGAACTACTCGGATCGGGTCCTGCGCCACCAGGGCTTCCGCTTGCGCATCGATCCCATCAACGCCTCCTCGCCGCTGACCGACCGGGAGGATGCGACCTTCGCCCTGACCCGCTGAGTGACAACCCCTCCCATGCACCTCGGTGCACGACCCCCAACGCAGGTGAGAGAAACGACATGAAATCAATTGGCTCCATGGTGGTGGCAATCGCGCTGGGTGCGCTCGCGCTCATGGCTGGCGCGTGCACCCAGGACAAGGCGACCATCGGCGTCTCGATGCCCACCAAGTCCTCGGCCCGCTGGATCGACGATGGCAACAACATGGTCAAGGCCCTCCAGGCGAAGGGCTACAAGGTCGATCTGCAATACGCGGAGGACGACATCCCGAATCAGCTCGCCCAGATCGAGAACATGCTCACCAAGGGCGCCAAGGTGCTGGTGATCGCCGCCATCGACGGCACCACCCTGTCCAACGTGCTGCAGCAGGCGGCCGATCAGGGCATCAAGGTCATCGCCTATGATCGCTTGATTCGCGACTCGAAGAACGTCGACTACTACGCCACCTTCGACAACTTCCAGGTGGGGGTGCTCCAGGGCGGCTACATCGAAAAGGCGCTCGGCCTGAAGGAGGGCAAGGGCCCCTTCAACATCGAGCTCTTCGGCGGCTCGCCCGACGACAACAACGCGTTCTTCTTCTACAACGGCGCCATGTCCGTGCTCAAACCGTACCTCGAGAGCGGCAAGCTCGTGGTGCGCTCGGG
Protein-coding regions in this window:
- the chvE gene encoding multiple monosaccharide ABC transporter substrate-binding protein; translation: MKSIGSMVVAIALGALALMAGACTQDKATIGVSMPTKSSARWIDDGNNMVKALQAKGYKVDLQYAEDDIPNQLAQIENMLTKGAKVLVIAAIDGTTLSNVLQQAADQGIKVIAYDRLIRDSKNVDYYATFDNFQVGVLQGGYIEKALGLKEGKGPFNIELFGGSPDDNNAFFFYNGAMSVLKPYLESGKLVVRSGQVGMDKVSTLRWDGAVAQARMDNLLSAYYADKRVDAVLSPYDGLSIGILSSLKGVGYGTPTQPMPIVTGQDAEVPSVKSILAKEQTSTVFKDTRELARVTANMVDAVLTGKTVEVNDTQTYNNGAKIVPSYLLKPVSIDATNWKQVLVDSGYYKDNQLK